A part of Ktedonobacterales bacterium genomic DNA contains:
- the proS gene encoding proline--tRNA ligase, with product MTEERYVEDLADKDDFSQWYLDVIRKAQLADESPVRGCMIIRPYGYALWENMQRLLDDRIKATGHQNAYFPLFIPESFLKKEAEHVEGFAPEVAWVTRGGGEELTEPLAIRPTSEAIIGYMYAKWVQSYRDLPLLYNQWANVVRWERRTRPFLRTSEFLWQEGHTAHRTEEEAEAETLKILIDVYQDFIEKELAIPVITGQKSDAERFAGAARTYSLEAMMGDGKALQAGTSHNLGQNFAKGFGIQFQDIDAERKYVWTTSWGASTRLVGGVIMVHGDESGLQMPPRVAPFQVVIVPIWRKEPEREAVAQAVAGLEEQLRRASLRIHTDWREETPGYKFNDWELRGVPLRLEVGPKDVQNHQAVLVRRDSRPRAKEMITQDQIARRAQQLLEEIQQNLYQRALDFRQSRTYRADDFATLERLMADREHLGFVEAWWCGDGVCEAEVKAKTQATIRNLPLSQPGGEGKCIYCGRQASRWAIFAKAY from the coding sequence ATGACTGAAGAACGGTACGTGGAAGACCTGGCAGATAAAGACGATTTTTCGCAGTGGTATCTGGATGTGATTCGCAAAGCCCAGCTTGCCGATGAATCGCCTGTGCGCGGCTGTATGATTATCCGGCCTTATGGCTACGCGCTCTGGGAGAATATGCAGCGCCTGCTGGATGATCGGATTAAGGCGACGGGACACCAGAACGCCTATTTCCCGCTCTTTATCCCTGAGAGCTTCCTGAAAAAAGAGGCTGAGCATGTCGAGGGCTTCGCCCCCGAAGTGGCCTGGGTGACACGCGGCGGCGGCGAAGAACTGACGGAGCCGCTGGCGATTCGCCCGACCTCCGAAGCCATCATTGGATATATGTATGCGAAATGGGTGCAATCCTATCGTGATCTGCCGCTGCTCTATAATCAGTGGGCCAACGTGGTGCGCTGGGAGAGGCGCACGCGCCCCTTTTTGCGTACCTCTGAATTTCTCTGGCAGGAAGGACATACCGCGCATCGCACCGAGGAGGAGGCAGAGGCTGAGACGCTGAAAATCCTGATTGATGTGTATCAGGATTTCATTGAGAAAGAACTGGCGATACCCGTTATTACGGGCCAGAAATCGGACGCCGAGCGTTTTGCTGGCGCGGCGCGCACCTACTCGCTTGAGGCGATGATGGGCGACGGCAAGGCGCTTCAGGCGGGGACTTCGCATAATCTGGGGCAGAACTTCGCCAAAGGCTTTGGCATACAGTTTCAGGATATAGACGCCGAGCGCAAATATGTCTGGACAACCAGTTGGGGCGCGAGTACGCGGCTGGTTGGCGGGGTGATTATGGTGCATGGCGACGAGTCCGGGTTGCAGATGCCGCCCAGGGTCGCGCCATTTCAGGTGGTGATCGTGCCTATCTGGCGCAAGGAGCCGGAGCGCGAGGCGGTGGCGCAGGCTGTCGCTGGCCTGGAGGAACAACTGCGCCGCGCTAGCCTGCGCATTCATACCGATTGGCGCGAGGAGACGCCGGGCTATAAGTTCAACGATTGGGAACTGCGCGGCGTGCCGCTGCGGCTGGAGGTTGGCCCCAAAGATGTGCAGAATCATCAGGCGGTGCTGGTGCGGCGCGATAGCCGACCACGCGCCAAAGAGATGATCACGCAGGACCAGATTGCCAGGCGGGCGCAGCAATTGTTAGAGGAGATTCAGCAGAACCTGTACCAGCGGGCGCTGGACTTCAGGCAGAGCCGTACCTATCGCGCCGACGATTTTGCGACGCTGGAGCGGCTGATGGCTGATCGAGAGCATCTAGGGTTTGTGGAAGCCTGGTGGTGTGGCGATGGCGTCTGCGAAGCGGAGGTGAAAGCGAAGACCCAGGCGACAATTCGCAATCTGCCGCTGTCCCAGCCGGGCGGCGAAGGCAAGTGCATCTATTGTGGCCGCCAGGCGAGCCGTTGGGCGATTTTTGCCAAAGCCTATTAG